The sequence CGTTTTATAAAATTGCTTACGAAGGCCACCTTCAGATAACCCCGCCATCTCTGCCAATGTCTTTACCTTGACCGAGCTGTGCACGTGCTGACGGATGTAATCGCCAATAAAGGACACTGTCATTGCTTGTTGATTGGCATGTCCATGTTCTGTAAGAAATAATAAAAGCATCTCAATCCAAACGGCATGATGGCGAAGTGGGTCTTTGAGACGGGACGAATAAATACGAAGCCATTCTCTAAATAAACGATCATAATGCTCTTGATCAAGAGGAGACAGAGCGATGATTCGTGGCTGTTGCTCCTCTATCAGCTGATCAAACAATGCTTGAACGTGCACCGGAAGCCTTTCAGCTAATATAACAGCAAACCGAATTGGCGTTGACGCATGGAAGGAGTGAGGTACATCTGCTGGAATCAGCACAATATTTCCCGCACTCACTTGAACATCACGTTCCGACGTGCGAAAAATCCCCGCCCCTTCCATAATCATCGTCACCTCGACCTCAGGATGACTTCTTAAGCAGTCATCCTCCCATTCTTTTCCGTGCGCACCGATGAAGCTTTTCGTCTCCAATATCTAAACCCCCTTCACTACACATTTGATCATATCTTTTAAGATCAGTTTACGACGAAACGACACAAAATCAAGTGAAGCTGCTACAAGTACATTATCGCGCACAGGCGTCTTGATCAGTGCGATGACCTTATTGCCTTGTATCATCTTAGAACATGTCAGTATGTACTTCCACAGCTAGAAGAAGTTAATAAAATATCTCCCCTCTTCACCACGCACTTTTACTGCATAATCTCTGTAGTGTTTTAACGTTTTTTGCCAAGAAGTCTCCATCTTCAAGCGTGTGAAGGGTGACATCCCAGCGATGAGGTGAAGATGAATTGGCTTTCGGTCAAGTACGTCTTTAGACGTACTAATTGGCCGAACGTATGTTATCATAAGAGTATGAAGTGTTCTTTGAAAACTGGATATACGAGGTTGCATGGAGAAACTAATCATGCGAAAACCAAGCGAATCCTTCCATGCGTAAAATATCCAAGGTACGAAAGAAACTCCGAATCGTCGGACATCTAGGGCAGGAACTTCCCGAAGTAACGCTCATGGAGACGAAAGGTTGCTTTCGTCGTGGAAGTGAGAAGCTCCCACTTCAAGCGAAGCTAAGTGGTGAGTGGTTCACTGAATGAACTTCACCTCCAGTCCCTGATTCTATCGTTAAAGTTGAAACAGGCGAATTGTTTTCC is a genomic window of Litoribacterium kuwaitense containing:
- a CDS encoding helix-turn-helix domain-containing protein; its protein translation is METKSFIGAHGKEWEDDCLRSHPEVEVTMIMEGAGIFRTSERDVQVSAGNIVLIPADVPHSFHASTPIRFAVILAERLPVHVQALFDQLIEEQQPRIIALSPLDQEHYDRLFREWLRIYSSRLKDPLRHHAVWIEMLLLFLTEHGHANQQAMTVSFIGDYIRQHVHSSVKVKTLAEMAGLSEGGLRKQFYKTYGMTPKQYQQQCRLTEAKWLLSSSDKDIQTIAAMVGFSLLHSFSLWFKKWEGCSPSDWRQRQRLDYH